The Paenibacillus yonginensis genome segment GATGGAGCGGATATAGCCCCGTTTCTTGGCTTCGATCATCGCCTGCCAAGCCTCCACGTACCGGTCCGTCTTCGGATTCGGCCAATGGATCAAATAAAGATCATAATAGTCCAATCCGGCGCGGTACAGGGACTCCTCAATGGTCACCAGCGCCTGGTCATAAGCCTGGCGGCGGCCTGGCAGCTTGGAGCAGATCAACAGCTCTTCGCGCGGAACGGAGCTGAGGCGAATCGCTTCGCCAAGTGCACCTTCATTTTCATAATTAAATGCGCTGTCCAGCAGCCGGTAGCCGGCATCAATCGCCCCGGCCATTGACTTTGCTCCGTCTCTGCCTTTTAGCGTATACGTGCCAAGGCCGATCTGTGGAATTTTCAAGCCGTCGTTGAGTACAATTTCAGGAATCGGGTTCATGTCCATGCCTCCTCATTCAGTGTGCTCCATTGATCTTAGTCTTCTACTACTCTTTACCTTATCACCATTTGATTGGCCTGGCAAAATGAGCAAACCGCGTTTACTTCAACCCTCTCATTTGATAAGCTAACAATTAAAAAATTCCTTAAGAATGGAGATATATTCAAATGAGCGAATCTAACCAAACCCCATCCACCGGACCGCGTTTGGCCCCTCCATTTCGCGCCGATCAGGTCGGGAGCCTGCTGAGAACTGACCGAATCAAACAGGCCCGCCAGCAAAAGGCCGCAGGCAGCTTGTCTGCCGAACAGCTGCGCCTGATCGAGAACGAAGAAATTGCTCGTATTGTAGAGAAGCAGAAAGAGGTAGGCTTGCAGGCCGTGACAGACGGCGAGTTCCGCCGCGCTTACTGGCATTTCGATTTTCTGGAGCATCTGGACGGCGTGACCGGCTATGAAGCGGAGAGCGGTATCCAGTTCCAGCAGACCCAAACCAAAGCCCATTCTATTCTGGTCAATGGCAAACTTGGCTTCTCCGCCCACCCGATGCTGGAGGATTACAAGTTCTTACATAGCATTGCCGGCAGCCACACAGCCAAGATGACGATTCCAAGCCCAAGCATGCTGCATTTCCGCGGCACGATTGATCCGAAGGTTTACGGGGATCAGGATGAGTTCTTCCATGACCTGGCCGCCGCCTATAAGCAGGCGCTACAAGCCTTCTATGACGCCGGCTGTCGTTATTTGCAGCTGGATGATACGGCCTGGGCATACCTGTGCTCGGAGGAGCAGAAGGAACAGCTTCGCGCCCGCGGCCTCAATCCGGACGAGCTGTCTGCCCGTTACGCACAAACGATCAACGACGCCGTTAGCGGTCGTCCGGATGATCTCAAGATCACCATGCATATCTGCCGCGGCAACTTCCGCTCTACCTGGATTTCCTCAGGCGGTTATGAGCCGGTGGCCGAGACGCTGTTTGGCGGATTGAACATTGACGGATTTTTCCTCGAATATGACAGCGACCGGGCCGGCGGTTTCGAACCCCTGCGTTACGTGAACCGTCCGGATCTGTCGATCGTGCTTGGGCTGATTACCTCCAAATTTGGAGAACTGGAGCAAGCTGACGAGATCAAACGCCGGATCGAGGAAGCTTCCAGGATCGTAAGTCTGGATCAGCTGTGCCTCAGCCCGCAGTGCGGATTTGCCTCCACCGAAGAAGGCAACCTGCTGACCGAAGAACAGCAGTGGGCCAAACTCCGCCATGTCGTGGAAATTGCCCGGGACGTGTGGAAGGGTTAATCAGCAGCCGAAGGCCAGACCAGCCGTCAGCCCGGATCGGGCAGACGGCTGGTCTTATTTTTCAGCGGAAATAGGCTCTTATGATCTCTCTCATAGAACCCCTTTGCTCATTAAATTGCCGGACCCGGTGGCCGTTCGCCCCTGACGGATGCGGGAATCCCCATAGACATTGCTCCTCCCGGAGGATACCCTTCTGTACCAGCACCCGGCAAATCCCTTCAACTGCTTTGCCCAGCGGAATGACGAGCACACGGTGAAAGCCGCCGCAAGCGTCCAGGGAACCGAGTTCCTCTTGGATAGAATTTACGGCAAAGTCCCTGAGGAAATCGGACGACAGCAAATCCGGCCTGCTTCCCGTGTAATTATGGCCGCGGGCAAACACTGGATAACGCAGGACGGAGGTGGTATGCATAAGCTGCTGACTCCCCTCAAACAACAGCTGAGCGGAAGACAAGCCGAGCGGCGCCGGCAGGTCTAGGGTATCCAGCATCCGGATGATATTGTTCCGCATGGGACCGGCAAAGCGGGCAGCCTTCTTAGCTTGCTGAAGAATGTCTTCATCCCTAAGCTCCGGCCCCTGATTCCGCTGCAAACTATCCCTCGCCGTTTCAAAAGCCAGCTTCATCTGGCTCCAGCCGGGCGTTAAGCCTGCGATAAGAATCTGCGCGTGCGGGTTAACGATTTCGTTATGCGGCGCATAATACATGGATACAGGCCCAGATTCGGCCAGCAGGAAGCGCTCATGGAGCAGATCGGCTTTGGTAAGGGGCCGGGAAGGAAGCTGGCGAATATAAGGTTTGTATGCTGAAAAAGCTGCTGCGTACAACATGCTTTGCTTCTCCTCTCTCCTTTCGATCGGGACCGCTCGGAAATAATTACCTGGTAGAGTTAACGGTCCAATAACAAATAAAGCTTATACTACGTATACAGCACTACATTTCATTCAACAAGGAAAGGAACTTTAAGATGGGGATACACACCTACTTCCAATCGTTAACCGATTTAGAGCGAATCATCCGATGTCCCGGTAAATTCAAGTTTCAGGAGCACAGCGTTGCCGAGCATTCCTGGAAAGTCGTGCAATACGCCAAAACCTTGGCCGATATTGAAGAAAGTCACGGCGTCCTCGTGAACTGGAAGAAGCTGTATGAAATCACGAGCAGTCATGATTACGGGGAAATTTTTATCGGGGATATCAAAACCCCTGTGAAACACTACTCACTCGAGCTCCGCGCCATGCTGCAGCAGGTGGAGGAAGGTATGGTTGCGCATTTTATTGACGGGCATATTCCGGAGGAATTCAAACCGATCTTTCGCAGACAGCTGCGGGAAGGCAAAGACGATTCCGTAGAAGGCCGAATCCTAGAGGTTGCCGATAAACTCGACCAGATCTACGAAGCCTTCGCCGAGCTGCAAAAAGGAAACACGGAGAAAGAATTTGTATTTATGTACCGGAGCGCCCTGATCAAAATCAAAGGCATCCAGCTGCACTGCGTGGATTATTTTCTGGAACAGATTCTGCCTGACCTGGTCAGCGAAGGCTCACGATCCCCTATCGATATTGAGCAGATTACCAAAGACGCGTTGGCGTCTTAACCTCCCCTTATGCCCCTCCTTTTAATCCCCCTCTTGATTCGCAAATCTATTTTATTTGAAAAGAAACAAAAAGCCAGCCTCGGACAGGCTGGCTTTCTATTGGAATGAGAACCGACCTTCACCTCCGTGTTCCCGCCCCTTGGATGGATGATTTCACGCCTTTCCAAACCCAGCTGTCCACTTCCGGCAGGTCGACGCCTTCTTCGCGGATATATTGATGATGTTTCTCTAACATCTGTTCCATTTCTTTCACGATAGCAGCATATTGTCCGGCTTCAGGAAGGCTCAATACAGCTTCCTTCACCAGATCAAAGCGGTCCATCTGGTTGAGCACGCGCATGTCGAATGGGGTGGTGATGTCGCCGTTTTCACGGTAGCCGTGAACGTGCAGATGATGGTTGTGACGTTCAAAGAACAGATCTTTGATGAGCCCTTCATAACCATGGAAAGCGAAAATCACCGGTTTATCGGCTGTAAAATAACGGTCGAACTCCTCATCGGACAATCCCCGCGGATCAAGCTTCCGGCTTCTCAGCTTAAGCAGATCAACCACGTTGATATAACGGATCTTCAGCTGCGGCAGCTTCTCGTGCAGCATGGAGATCGCCGCCAGGCTTTCAATGGTTGGCTCGGTGCCGGAGGACGCCATCACCAGGTCCGGCTCCCCGCCTTGGTCCGTGCTGGCCCAATCGATGATTTTGAGGCCGTTATCCACCAGCTCCTGCGCTTCATCTGCCGAGAAGAACTGCGGACGCGGATGTTTGGACGACACGATCAGGTTGATCTTCTGACGGTCGTTAAGCACTTTATCGAACACAGCCAGCAAAGTGTTGGCGTCAGCCGGCAAATACTCGCGGATGAATTCCGGTTTCTTGTCGGCCAGGTGCCCGAGCAGGCCTGGATCCTGGTGCGTATACCCATTGTGGTCCTGCTGGAACACCGTCGAGGTCGCCACAATGTTGAGGGACGGAATATCGGCGCGCCAGCTTTGCTCCGTTGCTTTGCGCAGCCATTTGAAATGCTGCGTAATCATGGAGTCCACGACCCGCAGGAACGCTTCATAGCTGGCAAAAAATCCGTGGCGTCCGGTCAGCACGTATCCTTCCAGCAAGCCTTCCGCCTGATGTTCGGACAACTGGGAATCGATAACGCGGCCATAGGAAGCCATAAATTCGTCGTTCGGCTCCATGATTTTCTCCAGCCACTGGCGTTTTGTAGCTTCAAAGACAGGCGCCAAACGGTTGGACATCGTTTCATCCGGTCCGAAGATGCGGAAGTTTTTGCTCGTTTCGTTCAGCTCAATGACTTCTTTGAGGTATTTGCCCAGCACGGACATGTCCTGGGCGGTCTGCTTGCCGGGCTCGCTGTTGTCCAGCGCGTATTTGCGGAAGTCCGGCAGCTTCAGGTCTTTGATCCGCTTGCCGGCATTGGTCACCGGATTCATCGCCATCCGTCTGTCTCCTTTTGGCGCGAGCTCGGCGATTTCGGCGTGCAGACGGCCCTTTTCATCAAACAGCTCTTCCGGTCTATAGCTGTTCAGCCACTGCAGCAGGGCATCTGCATGCTCCATATGCTTCTGATCCACCGGGATCGGTACCTGGTGGGCACGGAAGGAGTTTTCATTCGGCACCTGATCCCACTCTTTAGGACCGGTCCAGCCTTTAGGGGAACGGAATACCAGCATCGGCCAAGCCGGGCGTGCGGAGTCGTTATTTTCACGCGCATAGCTTTGAATAGCACCAATGCGTTCCACAATCGCATCCAACGTTTCCGCCATAGCAGGATGCATGTGCGCCGGTTCGCTGCCTTCCACGAAATAAGGCTCCCAGCCGTAACCTTTGAAATAAGCGGTCAGCTCTTCTTTGCTCATCCGCGACAGCAGCGTCGGGTTGCTGATCTTAAAGCCGTTCAAATGCAAAATCGGCAGCACGGCACCGTCGGTGATCGGGTTAATGAAGCGGTTCGAGAACCAGGAAGCGGCCAGCGGGCCCGTCTCGGCTTCACCGTCACCCACAACCACAGCCGCAATCAGGTCAGGATTATCCAGAATGGCCCCCG includes the following:
- a CDS encoding 5-methyltetrahydropteroyltriglutamate--homocysteine S-methyltransferase, which encodes MSESNQTPSTGPRLAPPFRADQVGSLLRTDRIKQARQQKAAGSLSAEQLRLIENEEIARIVEKQKEVGLQAVTDGEFRRAYWHFDFLEHLDGVTGYEAESGIQFQQTQTKAHSILVNGKLGFSAHPMLEDYKFLHSIAGSHTAKMTIPSPSMLHFRGTIDPKVYGDQDEFFHDLAAAYKQALQAFYDAGCRYLQLDDTAWAYLCSEEQKEQLRARGLNPDELSARYAQTINDAVSGRPDDLKITMHICRGNFRSTWISSGGYEPVAETLFGGLNIDGFFLEYDSDRAGGFEPLRYVNRPDLSIVLGLITSKFGELEQADEIKRRIEEASRIVSLDQLCLSPQCGFASTEEGNLLTEEQQWAKLRHVVEIARDVWKG
- a CDS encoding HD domain-containing protein, with the protein product MGIHTYFQSLTDLERIIRCPGKFKFQEHSVAEHSWKVVQYAKTLADIEESHGVLVNWKKLYEITSSHDYGEIFIGDIKTPVKHYSLELRAMLQQVEEGMVAHFIDGHIPEEFKPIFRRQLREGKDDSVEGRILEVADKLDQIYEAFAELQKGNTEKEFVFMYRSALIKIKGIQLHCVDYFLEQILPDLVSEGSRSPIDIEQITKDALAS
- a CDS encoding phosphoketolase, coding for MLVTDTKVDYSSQEYLDKLDAFWRAANYISVGQLYLKSNPLLREPLKAEDIKVKPIGHWGTIPGQNFIYAHLNRVINKYDLNMFYIEGPGHGGQVMVSNSYLDGSYTEIYPQITQDIPGMTKLFKQFSFPGGIASHAAPETPGSIHEGGELGYSLSHGTGAILDNPDLIAAVVVGDGEAETGPLAASWFSNRFINPITDGAVLPILHLNGFKISNPTLLSRMSKEELTAYFKGYGWEPYFVEGSEPAHMHPAMAETLDAIVERIGAIQSYARENNDSARPAWPMLVFRSPKGWTGPKEWDQVPNENSFRAHQVPIPVDQKHMEHADALLQWLNSYRPEELFDEKGRLHAEIAELAPKGDRRMAMNPVTNAGKRIKDLKLPDFRKYALDNSEPGKQTAQDMSVLGKYLKEVIELNETSKNFRIFGPDETMSNRLAPVFEATKRQWLEKIMEPNDEFMASYGRVIDSQLSEHQAEGLLEGYVLTGRHGFFASYEAFLRVVDSMITQHFKWLRKATEQSWRADIPSLNIVATSTVFQQDHNGYTHQDPGLLGHLADKKPEFIREYLPADANTLLAVFDKVLNDRQKINLIVSSKHPRPQFFSADEAQELVDNGLKIIDWASTDQGGEPDLVMASSGTEPTIESLAAISMLHEKLPQLKIRYINVVDLLKLRSRKLDPRGLSDEEFDRYFTADKPVIFAFHGYEGLIKDLFFERHNHHLHVHGYRENGDITTPFDMRVLNQMDRFDLVKEAVLSLPEAGQYAAIVKEMEQMLEKHHQYIREEGVDLPEVDSWVWKGVKSSIQGAGTRR